One region of Oncorhynchus mykiss isolate Arlee chromosome 8, USDA_OmykA_1.1, whole genome shotgun sequence genomic DNA includes:
- the mcm3 gene encoding DNA replication licensing factor MCM3 isoform X2: MPEKAPAGQLPRSVDIILDNDLVDVVKPGDRVQVIGTYRCLPGKMGGYTSGTFRTIMIACQVKQMSKEVSPYFSADDVSKIKLFSKSKMDVFDQLSRSLAPSIHGHEYIKKAILCMLLGGVEKVLENGSRIRGDINVLLIGDPSVAKSQLLRYVLHTAPRAIPTTGRGSSGVGLTAAVTTDQETGERRLEAGAMVLGDRGVVCIDEFDKMSDMDRTAIHEVMEQGRVTIAKAGIHARLNARCSVLAAANPVYGRYDQYKTPMENIGLQDSLLSRFDLLFIMLDHMDAEQDREISDHVLRMHRYRDPREQDGTAMAFGGSVDILATEDPDSFQEEQEELQVYEKHNNLLHGTKRRRDKIVSKEFMRKYIHIAKVLTPTLTQEAANHIAEEYSRLRSQEQLGADISRTSPVTARTLETLIRLSSAHAKARMSKAVELEDSEVAVELVQFAYFKKVLEKEKKRGRKEQESDSEEEETTQRTPRSEKKRSRRGSQSSEAYDPYDFAGEKDIPEIQAGTPKPAEEEPMDAPVPPSQDGQTDERTEVSADRLKEFKSSLLEVFRSAHAQSVGMNSLMESVNKDRDAPFALTEVGAALARMQDDNQIMLADDIIFLI, from the exons GACCATCATGATAGCCTGTCAGGTGAAACAGATGAGTAAAGAAGTGTCTCCCTACTTCTCAGCGGACGACGTCTCCAAGATCAAACTCTTCAGCAAGTCAAAGATG GATGTGTTTGACCAGCTGTCCCGCTCCTTAGCCCCCAGTATCCACGGTCACGAATACATTAAGAAGGCCATCCTGTGTATGTTGctgggaggagtggagaaggttCTGGAGAATGGGTCACGTATCAGAGGAGACATCAATGTACTGCTCATAG gtGACCCGTCGGTGGCTAAGTCCCAGCTGCTCCGTTACGTCCTGCACACAGCACCCCGAGCCATCCCAACCACCGGCCGGGGGTCATCTGGGGTCGGCCTGACCGCTGCTGTTACCACTGACCAGGAGACTG GTGAGCGTCGTCTGGAAGCGGGGGCGATGGTTCTGGGGGACAGGGGTGTGGTCTGTATCGATGAGTTTGACAAGATGTCCGACATGGACCGTACAGCCATCCACGAGGTGATGGAGCAGGGTCGTGTCACCATCGCCAAGGCCGGTATCCATGCCAGGCTCAACGCCCGCTGCTCCGTGCTGGCAGCTGCCAACCCCGTCTACGGGAGG tacGATCAGTATAAGACTCCTATGGAGAACATTGGTCTGCAGGACTCTCTGCTGTCTCGGTTTGAcctgctcttcatcatgttggACCACATGGatgcagagcaggacagagagatCTCAGACCACGTCCTCAGGATGCATCGATACAGAGACCCCCGCGAACAGGACGGGACAG cgaTGGCCTTCGGTGGGTCAGTTGACATCCTGGCCACTGAGGATCCTGACTCGTTTCAGGAAGAGCAGGAGGAACTGCAGGTCTACGAGAAACACAACAACCTGCTACACGGCACCAAGAGACGCAG AGATAAGATCGTGAGTAAGGAGTTCATGAGGAAGTACATCCACATCGCCAAGGTGTTGACCCCTACGTTGACCCAGGAAGCAGCCAATCACATTGCGGAAGAGTACTCCAGGCTGAGAAGCCAGGAACAGCTGGGAGCCGATATTTCCAGA ACGTCCCCAGTAACTGCCCGTACTCTGGAGACCCTGATCCGTCTGTCTTCGGCCCACGCTAAAGCCCGCATGAGTAAGGCTGTGGAGCTGGAGGACTCGGAGGTCGCTGTGGAGCTGGTCCAGTTCGCTTACTTCAAAAAG GttctggagaaggagaagaagagggggaggaaggagcaGGAGTCTGACTCAGAGGAGGAAGAGACGACACAGCGTACCCCTCGCTCAGAGAAGAAGAG GAGTCGCCGTGGTTCCCAGAGCAGCGAGGCCTACGACCCGTATGACTTTGCCGGAGAGAAGGACATCCCTGAGA TCCAGGCTGGCACGCCCAAACCGGCAGAGGAGGAGCCTATGGATGCCCCTGTCCCACCAAGCCAGGACGGACAGACTGACGAACGGACAGAGGTGTCTGCAGACAG gCTGAAGGAGTTTAAGTCCTCCCTCCTGGAGGTGTTCCGTTCTGCACACGCTCAGTCCGTCGGTATGAACTCTCTGATGGAGAGTGTCAACAAGGACAGAGATGCCCCCTTCGCCCTGACAGAGGTCGGGGCCGCCCTCGCCCGCATGCAGGACGACAACCAGATCATGTTGGCCGACGACATCATCTTCCTCATCTAA